CGAGTAACCATTAAGCGGCTAATGGAATCAATGATGTCCTTTTTTACATACCCGCCACTTTCAACATCTTGGGTAAGCAGTGCTTGAATTTCCGGCGTCAGAAACAAGTAATTGGAAATATCGATTGCATCTTGAGCAATGTAGTTGAGATGATCGATCGCCTGTTTGGCTGTGCTTGTTTGTTCATTTTTCATTTTGACAACGATGTCGCTTGCCGCGATTCGGTAGGAATAATAACCCGTTACTGCAATGGTAAAAACAATGAGAGGGACGAACCACAAATTTATTTTACTTCGAACAGGCATATTTAAGTACATTTGGCGTGGGCTTCTTATCACAGTCATTCCTCATCTAATAGAAGATAGAAATAAATTCATCTTTTCAACTATAGCAAACAATGAGACAGTTAGGAGCAGGACCACAAAATTTTACAATAAAACATGAAAAATGAACAAGAGTTAAATCTGGGATGCGGGAAAAAGGTACTCAGACGAGAGGTATTATGCTAGTAGGTTAAGAAATATACAAAAGCTTCTTAAGAATGCGGCGTTACCTGCATAAGTCATTCGGATTTATACTGAAGACGTCGACAAAACAAAAAATGAGGTGGGGTTAAAAATGAAAGTCTTTAACAGAAAAAGGTTAAGCATAGGCTTGATCGCTTTGATTACTGCGGCAAGCTTATCGGCTTGCGGAAGCAACAATAATAACAATGGGGGTTCATCTAGTCCGTCTGTAGAGCCGTCCCCTAGTGTAGCCGCATCACCCGACGCTTCTCCTTCCGCTTCTCCTCCTGCAGCAGAACCAATTACTTTAACATTTTTCACGAATAACTCTGACCGCACTGTTGGGCAAGGTAAGATGGAGCAGCAGCTAATCGAGCAGTATATGAATGAAAATAAAAATATTACGATCAACATCGAAACATTGTCTCCAGATCCGCAGTACCAAGATAAAATCAAAGTATACAACGCTTCGAACAAGCTTCCTGACATTATTAGCTCTTGGGGAAATACAAGCTTTCTACAGCCATTGATTAAAAACGGTGCACTCGCTGAAATCAATCGTGATGATCTGAAGGACATGGGCTTCATTGATGCTGCTCTTGATGGCTTCAGTTCTGGTGGCAAGCTGTATGGTCTGCCAAGAAACTCGGACTTCTTCGTCATTTACTACAATAAGAAAATATTCGCTGACAACGGCATTGAAGTGCCAAAGACAGAGGCTGAAATTACGAAAGCCTTCGCTACATTAAAAGCGAAAAAAATCATTCCTCTAGCATTCGATGGGCGTGAGGCTTGGGTATCCGGAATTTGGTTTGACGCTACACTTCAGCGTGCTTCCGGCACATGGGAAACTTCCCATAAGGCTATGGATGGTACAGGTAGCTTCGACGATCCAGCTACAATTGCAGCCGCAGCATCCATGCAAAGATGGATAGATGCCGGAGCTTTCGGCACAGGCTTCTTGAACCAAGATGGCAGTGTAGCGCGTAACATGTTCGGTCAAGGTAAAGCTGCAATGTACATGATGGGCGAGTGGGATA
This portion of the Cohnella abietis genome encodes:
- a CDS encoding ABC transporter substrate-binding protein; amino-acid sequence: MKVFNRKRLSIGLIALITAASLSACGSNNNNNGGSSSPSVEPSPSVAASPDASPSASPPAAEPITLTFFTNNSDRTVGQGKMEQQLIEQYMNENKNITINIETLSPDPQYQDKIKVYNASNKLPDIISSWGNTSFLQPLIKNGALAEINRDDLKDMGFIDAALDGFSSGGKLYGLPRNSDFFVIYYNKKIFADNGIEVPKTEAEITKAFATLKAKKIIPLAFDGREAWVSGIWFDATLQRASGTWETSHKAMDGTGSFDDPATIAAAASMQRWIDAGAFGTGFLNQDGSVARNMFGQGKAAMYMMGEWDMGMATDENFPEEVRSNMGAFSIPAIEGGKGSASDLTAWFGGGYSVSNSSAHKEEAIAFLKWMFKPDNWAKGVWQNGITFPAQKYDSFMTGNETPVQKDLSNIFNQATSYSGTVAQDKFTSVTQKIYYDSLQQLEAKKLTPEAFTKVIADAAAKSVKEAATEK